The genomic window ccctaaacctaatcctaatcataaccctaaccctaaccctaaccctaaccctaaccctaaccctaactctaatcgtaaccctaaacctaaccctaatcataaccctaaccctaatcataaccctaatcataaccctaatcctaaccctaaccctaaccctaaccctaaccctaaccctaatcctaaccctaaacctaaccctaatcataaccctaaccctaaccctaatcataaccctaaccctaaccctatccctaaccctaaccctaaccctaaccctaatcataaccctaaccctaaccctaaccctaaccctaacctacaaTCCTACTCTAAGTCAATGGTAATGGTCCTGATGTGATTATCACattcttgtctccttcctcttcttcactgaaacaatcagtggcaccaggcaggaCGCAGGCTCAGCAAGtgttacaaatggatgctgcccaaagaaaaaaaaacaacaaaaccaatgAACCGtgactttccaagctcagtatttcagaggattcctctggctcctagaaagatgcagaaagaggaCCAATGGGACCATCTGCACCTCCATCTTTtatgtgcaggaccttgccatcacaggcaaacctggcccagaatcccacttatccctttattctggtttctccatctagctgggatttttgccctgccagtgctctagaaatggtgctttctgtccctggggtttcttcctttcaggaaactccaatgacccacataggtccctgtctttgagagacaggcaccgtgctaatttccacagggagacagagcagtgtctacctttgcatgccctgcccctcctgtgctggatggcaccttccttcccagcagggccagccgagtggcgctggctgctgcagttccctctctgccacacagcctggcagtaagcctgggccagttcccctctgcctgagcgtgccaggcagcagatggggctgggacaagtccctctcagctgcccctgtctgcgtgccagaaacctctaagggtggggtggggggcagaaaccagggcccctcagaggctcacagtgagccccccacagcccctcctgcccacagccaaatctctccagactgctctgccaggactggcttccttgggttccagaaacagccagaaaacagagcacctgtcctctcaggaaatgcggagagaggtggagttattcagctttgtgaagaacaggccccagggagactttattgccactttccaagacttcagagtggctttgaagaaaatgggggacaTCTTTTTTAACATGGCCATTTAACAATAGAATatgggcaaatatttttaataacaaaatgggGATCAAGAGTAGGtctaaggaagaacttgtttactcAGAGCATGGTGCAACACCGGCACAGGTTGTCCCAAGAGCTTGTAGGTGCCCCATGCCTGCAGGTATTCCAGgtcaggtgggaaagggctctgagcaatctgatctctttgaagatgtccctgctcattgcaggacacttggaccagatgaccttcacagggccctgccagcccagtctaggattcttcactgttttcatttgaacagcaccaagagtggaggtgaggaggaacgggggctcatctgatgccttggacctcactggaggaggagcccatccctcagacactctttcacctgcagcccctttgcattttacctgcaggagctccttggctGACCAGCGCTGTGCCTCGtttctcagcaggcagcagctcaggaagtcaCGCAGGCAAGGCGAGAATCGattgggctgctgcagctttggtgtcCCTCGTATGTCTATCAGGAgttgaggctggggaaaaaggaaacataaggctccagctgcttctttcccatctgtaagtgctctctcagatcccattgtttaagctccactctgcagaaactgccctggagagacccagagatgactttcctttaccaaccaaaaacccaaaccccgatgcagccacagcttttccagctttcagcagatcttgccttggcagctgatttcattgactgacctagttagtgggaactacatcagcaaaagcatgttttgcttctctgaggatttgcaccagcctgacaggctATTTGGAAGGGGGAGTTTATTCTATCCAtactatttccaaggattattacatgaaaggaatctttgcagtgcttgttggtccctttagcacagcttccatgaaacaaaaatcatcaagtttttttttttttttctcctcttgaaaaaaatgcagatgcagaatccaTCTAAAATAGACAGAAATAACAATGGAAGGAGGCCTGGGAGTCTCCATGAAAATGCCCACCACAATagtgacagctctgtgctggtggcactgaaatagatggtgaccaaagagactttgttactttcttcttcaacccagaggaaaaattccttcactttTCCCCCACCCCCGAAGGTTacaaagagggttttatcctgtctctctgcagctgtgctcagccactggacatggtggggagctggagtcctcactgtccttagaactgtgcaagccagggatggccctgctcctgtggtaaaggaacacagcaccggcgtcaaccgcccacgttggatcccagccccgggcacctggctgcaagctcatcaacttgttaaagtacccagaaacagccaagagtttagtgtacaattctaactgcagtcggagaaaaacacatcctaaacttatccaggccacccacacgcaagactgaacaatgtacagatgatttgaaagcctgaaagttttgaagacccacaggattgggaaaagatgctacagtttggaggaaaattgatgtgctgtggtaaatgaagggaaaagcaagcagaacttgcttgggcattgctttggtggttttttctcctttttctttttattctttttctttttttctttctttttttcccttttcctttttttcttattttctcttccttttcctcttcctttccatttttctcttactttttctttttttcttttcccttttctcttcctcttccttttcaattttctttttttcttttctctttttctctaaaattgaaACTAGGAAGATTCAATCTCTattttgaaggatatttatcacacatccaaccattccacggaaaaattccttttcttcagagacagagctccaacattgttcaaaaagcaagtgaaaaatgtcaggcatggctggaggccaaaatggcaggtttctgaactggttaggtttctgaactgccacttcccttctgatgcaaccaaatcgacagcagatgctgatgtgctgcagggacattttcagaaggggaccttggtggaagtggtgccagcagatggcaatgggattttgtccaatggcacactgaccatgggacaggtgagaaagacaagcaggatcagtgagtatttgcaccttaccgaaacaggagtttcattccAGTAAGGAACTTCTCGTTCCACCATTTCGATGCCCATGATTCCAAAAGAccatatgtccactttggggccacatggttgacctgtcaccacttcaggcgccatccacccagaaatgctggccactgagctccgtcgactctgctcaggggtgagTTGAGCAAAGAggccagagtcagctgtggagaaaaaaaaaaaccatgaaagccagctcaagttaggaaatcaagccaaagaattccccactctcagtctaagaatgtgctgatgagtctcctggagaactgtccacgctctgtttcctcagggctttagacaaggaaatatggaattggccacttcaaaaaaaaaagcctcattttttaGACTAcctccagccttttatttttctgaaactttaCATtgtagctccctccctctggaagggacacacacagagcaacgccACTCTTGAGTCCTTGTTCCTTGTCATACTTCTGTGCATGTTGCAACTGTGCCCACAGTTTGTGGCAgggttccctgcactgccaccagcaccatttttgggaagctggcagtcactcaaagcagccctggaatgctgcacctgaccaagaatacactgacccagcttgacagagccgtcggttctgagaaggatgttgctgctcttcacatctcgGTGGATCACATGGTtcgagtgaagaaaatccaggccttgcaggcactgagagagaaaacagaaacaggagggcaaaaattagtgatgtgatttcattacacaagaaaggaaacagctctaaaagattccctctgcaggggaatggcGAATAATGGCAGAACAGAGTGCCATTGCgaggaagagcttgctgctccaccacttgcagagcaggacctttcTAAGGAAAAGGCATGTtagcttttgaaagagcaacagcagctgctgttgttgtagactgtccctgcaaaccagccagcatggctgctgctgctgtggatgtgctttctccatgcagaggacaagtgaggggttttgccaaggaagaaaaagtccctccctttggtgtgaagtggatcactttggggtgggaggctgcatgacaaaggttttgttgctggcctcagcacagacttggaagtatcacaacagtcatcttcctgaagcaaagagcattttgacTGCACTAGTGTCCTTTTCAGTTGAGGACTGAGAGAAatgagtctttttttctttgctgatcatttcaaatgctgccaccagcaccattgCTTTTACAGacaaggaatgcagtgcagacaggctggagataaaagtttagggaggcaaggtggagaacagcaaatacaaatacaagagaCAGAGCGAGAATACAACAGCAGGAGATATGAGTACAAGAACTGAGTActgtgagtgcaggggcactggcaggcatttcacttgagaggcttttacttgcccatagcataccagcaacacagaaacaaagcttggcacatgaaatcactccaggtcggagccctgtttcccagacaatcctgcccaagccctgggcagcacaggtgggattgctgacctcccgactgatggctgccatctcgtcttcagacaggtgggtctcgctgatgacatcgctcagagtgcctccgtccatgtactccatgaccagccagagctgcccatccacaaggtagctgaaagaaggaaacaagagcatggagataaacatgcatggctaggttgttttcttgattgattcttgtttccaagtccctttgtgacaaggacagaatgaaaggaatagacattccctctaggctgtgcattgtttgcaatctgtctcaagaagaaaggcacagctgtgaaaaaaggagatgtcttcaatagccagcaagtaaaaactgcaggttaggaacagatcaaaaacctgtcaaactgCATGTTTTTGGAAATAAGCACCTAGTCTTCCTGGCatgcaaagcaatggaaaagaggggacacaatccaagggaaatccatgttagtttatctggacgtaagaggactcttgaaaaaaaccaagccccaaaacaatgtggtggctgtgaacttACAGGCTATTGATTTAGTAAGATATGAGTGAAGCaggtttttgaataattttagaacTCTGTGTACTGGGGAAGACTCATGCAGACAAgatgcactctcttcccatccactggagatgagcagagcaataataattaaccaataattacagctctattttctgccagtgaacaaagtggaattttaccatgcatgtttgcaatatgtaaacaaacattcacaacaacTCACCTGTCTAAATAGTTGACCAGATTGGGATTCATATTTGGCTTCATGACCATGAGTTCATTGACTCttagttccttcttcctcagttcttggagatttattttctttatggccacctaaaatgacattgaaaatgaGTAACTTGAGAAGTTGGCGGCACAAGACCGCAAGGCACATGGAGCGAGTGcttttgcaatgccacagccgagctgtgccaaactgccttgtgattgggcattgcagtaattaggaactgacattgcaacagcccatttctctgctcccttggaggccacttacaggacacgtggccactgaggttttgccttgtccacttggtaactgtggtgtctcaactatcacccacaaagctctgagcacactccctgctgctttgtctgggattcagaagaagtaatcCATGCCTTAATACTCTGTGGATACATCTCGGGCTATGGGCAGGACTTAGGGCTTTTAGGGACACCGTGCAGATCTCTCCCTACGTGCAGttctccagtgcagcactgcaggtggctaaggaactaccagtaactttcagatgcatttgctggcaagcagaagtgagaattcaggactctgaagccgtagccccaaagagcagtgagatgctcaaaggcaccacctttgttttagcaatggagagcaaatgagcacatccttctctgaaaggaactgctgccctccttgccttccttctggcagctgagaaggacaaagactgtcccaaatgtattttgcaggctggtagcagtctgtgcttcttgtgccttttcTGCACACCTCTACTcaaagctccagccacagctgctcacaccagaggacCTGCGGGAGATGTTGACATTTACCTGTCCTCCTGTGGCATTAtcaagtgctctgcaaacatctccaaaagtcctagaaacaaaaaagcagcaaagaaaggagaagacatttagaTCTTGCATTGAAAgccagtccacagaggagatctctgctgcaaatgcctaaaaCCTGCTGGATGCAGGCGGGCTCTGCCCGAAGGCAGATGATGCGTTTTCCTCTCAAGTGCATGGGCACTGAGCCTGTCCCTGAAGCGTTGCCGTttactgcctcagctcctaaggagagctccttctttcatcttgggtttcaggttctaaactgtgcagtttttatcctgaccatggagtatttccttcagcaatcttttggaaagaaatgttcctgagaactgttatctgacagctatcagggagtaggttgctctttcaggcaagcatgtttcttccccttttattagtgtggctgtatgatttggagatatacaaaaatgctcaggaaattaacacagaactgtcccacacttgagagacaaggaaatcttccaggtcctgttccttgctgcaggcaagaacttggcagcatggaggtgtctctgccaatgCCTTCTTGGGCACACTCACAAAttcggagcagcactgagagatgggacaatctatccccagtgtctgaacatggggatagatgtctgtttgcagctgttctgacttcacactgcatagatattccaccagaaaaacacctggcccatggttatgTAGAAGTGACTGTGGTTGGACTCACCCTCTGCCAATATATTCCAGTTCCGTGTATTTCATCacaggattttccatgttcactattgtccctgagggaaacaaaatgcaagatgctcactttaaagcagcgatcccagcttccaggagattcaaaagacagacccagagcctggagctttgaaccctttgtgttcggctgggtaacaacaacaaccaggcagacagctctgcagcacaggtggccagcacagagactgcttttctacagcagttcctgtggggaaatgtctctaaatgtccctgggacaccaaactcaggaaaagcatttggtacagctatgttgacacctgcacacaatagactgtccctcagacaagaaatacagcagacgtactccgtagctccagggagtcatccttgatctcctgttgctgagcagcagctgggtcagcactggagatgaacaaaccgccccggctccgcttctcagggtggagagcaaaggctcctttagaccatgctgctgcagcagcaggtttggtgacaaagcccttgtagatctgggacaagaaatgagtttatgtcagaaaggtggctggcagagattagcctgacattccatttcaaatgcaagcccttaggaaggtgctgtcagcaacatgcagggctcttaagtgggttttttctgatgtccacttctcagactggatgggtcaaaaccaaaggctaGTTCTACTCGAGTGGATGGCCAGATTCatggtccattttcatggattttctgaaggatcactgccacaatgaccattctacttccactcaaggattcctttccccctccaagggcttcagacacacttgcagctccttgttcaagTGTTCGTCCTCCCCCCACTgtgtcttcttttcctgcaccatcttcaggtcatgcccaacctgtagcacctttggtggggacacttcctgtgcctcacgccagcctcggggctcttcattgccactcatttgccggaagtctttgccggctgcccggtgagatgtcaacacttgcacctcgagtcaaacagaacaaagcagtcagagactacagcttGTCCTGTCAGTCAGGAGtcactgactgtgaggaaagaacagatttacaagggatacagacagcttgtttcaatcctccatctgggtcaccatattcccctgtaaaaacacctcaagaaacaaggagagcaggaacaggccagcaggaatcaatttggatgactgctggccaaaaggccaaaggacaagtcccactgtccagggcagcagctgagattcagcacaccaggaaatgtccttccaagtgactgtgatacacactagagcaggatggcactcagaggcatcaccccgctccctgctgctctgcactgggaaggccagaagggcagaaaccaccagtttggtgactgccgtggctatccctctttcactcacttgcttttgtagagcctgagggaggggattaagtttttctctgatgattttaatttcttcctcctgcctcttctcccttgccttgATCTTAGcgtgagctttctgaaagtctgtgtccagctgttccttcaatttctctaaaatacaaGAGAGAGGATCTTTCATGAGTggagtggctgccactctttcactcacctgaTTTTGTTGATCGcccctctgctgatggagatcCATCTCCTCTTGAATTCTTCTCGTGTCTTCCtggttcctcttcttcacttctgtgatGGCACTATGAGCTTcgggcagctctgcttgtggctctgccttgatattctgtacacacaaatgcagagcaagtgactgggag from Vidua macroura isolate BioBank_ID:100142 chromosome Z, ASM2450914v1, whole genome shotgun sequence includes these protein-coding regions:
- the LOC128822414 gene encoding serine/threonine-protein kinase PAK 3-like, whose amino-acid sequence is MVQEKKTQWGEDEHLNKELQVAIKKINLQELRKKELRVNELMVMKPNMNPNLVNYLDSYLVDGQLWLVMEYMDGGTLSDVISETHLSEDEMAAISRECLQGLDFLHSNHVIHRDVKSSNILLRTDGSVKLADSGLFAQLTPEQSRRSSVASISGWMAPEVVTGQPCGPKVDIWSFGIMGIEMVEREVPYWNETPVSPQLLIDIRGTPKLQQPNRFSPCLRDFLSCCLLRNEAQRWSAKELLQHPFVTLAEPASCLVPLIVSVKKRKETRM